The Brachionichthys hirsutus isolate HB-005 chromosome 1, CSIRO-AGI_Bhir_v1, whole genome shotgun sequence genome has a window encoding:
- the fgf4 gene encoding fibroblast growth factor 4 isoform X1, which produces MSAASARSSVSSLQWKGRRREAASTAGAGMGSLASLRTILVLVLVAGLVGCAPGLNGTAERLEALYSRSLARIPGETRDEVSRDSDYLLGIKRLRRLYCNVGIGFHIQVLPDGKITGVHNENPHSLLQISPVERGVVTLLGVHSGLFVSMSRRGKLYGSSHYNDECKFRETLLANNYNAYESMAYPRMYIGLSKNGKTKRGNRVSPAMTVTHFLPRI; this is translated from the exons ATGAGCGCAGCGTCCGCACGCTCCTCCGTATCCTCCCTTCAGTGGAAAGGCAGACGCCGGGAGGCTGCGTCCACAGCCGGAGCCGGGATGGGCTCTCTGGCGTCCCTGCGGACTATCCTGGTTCTGGTCTTGGTGGCCGGGCTGGTGGGATGCGCCCCCGGCCTGAACGGGACGGCGGAGCGCTTGGAGGCCCTCTACTCCCGGTCCCTGGCGCGGATCCCGGGGGAGACGCGGGACGAGGTCAGCCGGGACAGCGACTATCTCCTCGGCATCAAGAGGCTGCGGCGCCTTTACTGCAACGTGGGGATCGGCTTCCACATCCAGGTGTTACCTGACGGTAAAATCACGGGAGTGCACAACGAGAATCCTCACA GTCTTCTGCAGATCTCTCCGGTGGAGCGTGGAGTGGTCACTCTGCTGGGAGTCCACAGTGGACTGTTTGTGTCTATGAGCCGACGAGGAAAGCTGTATGGATCG tcgCATTATAACGACGAGTGTAAGTTCAGAGAGACGCTGCTCGCCAACAACTACAACGCCTACGAGTCCATGGCCTACCCGAGGATGTACATCGGCCTGAGTAAGAAcggcaaaacaaaaagaggaaaCCGAGTGTCGCCCGCCATGACGGTGACGCACTTCTTGCCAAGAATCTAG
- the fgf4 gene encoding fibroblast growth factor 4 isoform X2, which yields MSAASARSSVSSLQWKGRRREAASTAGAGMGSLASLRTILVLVLVAGLVGCAPGLNGTAERLEALYSRSLARIPGETRDEVSRDSDYLLGIKRLRRLYCNVGIGFHIQVLPDGKITGVHNENPHSLLQISPVERGVVTLLGVHSGLFVSMSRRGKLYGSSHYNDECKFRETLLANNYNAYESMAYPRMYIGLTGESEDRRLDVTA from the exons ATGAGCGCAGCGTCCGCACGCTCCTCCGTATCCTCCCTTCAGTGGAAAGGCAGACGCCGGGAGGCTGCGTCCACAGCCGGAGCCGGGATGGGCTCTCTGGCGTCCCTGCGGACTATCCTGGTTCTGGTCTTGGTGGCCGGGCTGGTGGGATGCGCCCCCGGCCTGAACGGGACGGCGGAGCGCTTGGAGGCCCTCTACTCCCGGTCCCTGGCGCGGATCCCGGGGGAGACGCGGGACGAGGTCAGCCGGGACAGCGACTATCTCCTCGGCATCAAGAGGCTGCGGCGCCTTTACTGCAACGTGGGGATCGGCTTCCACATCCAGGTGTTACCTGACGGTAAAATCACGGGAGTGCACAACGAGAATCCTCACA GTCTTCTGCAGATCTCTCCGGTGGAGCGTGGAGTGGTCACTCTGCTGGGAGTCCACAGTGGACTGTTTGTGTCTATGAGCCGACGAGGAAAGCTGTATGGATCG tcgCATTATAACGACGAGTGTAAGTTCAGAGAGACGCTGCTCGCCAACAACTACAACGCCTACGAGTCCATGGCCTACCCGAGGATGTACATCGGCCTGA CAGGAGAGTCCGAAGACAGAAGACTGGACGTAACTGCATGA
- the fgf19 gene encoding fibroblast growth factor 19 isoform X1, with product MPLSDPSPHVAHGWGQVVRLRHLYAARTGLHLLIRGDGQIHGSADQTLYSKSSGLLEIRPVDPGCVVIRGAATARFLCMGGDGSLYSSHTYSRDDCTFREQILPDGYNIYVSNRYGALLSLGNHRQRLQGRDRGVPALAQFLPRMSEPDLSSFSGPDTSDQPEQTTAQTEDTMESFGRLSQIIHSPSFNKR from the exons ATGCCCCTATCGGACCCGAGCCCCCACGTCGCACATGGCTGGGGGCAGGTGGTCCGGCTCAGGCACCTGTATGCTGCCAGGACAGGACTGCACCTGCTCATTAGGGGGGATGGACAGATCCATGGCTCTGCAGACCAGACTCTGTACAGTAAGTCAAGCG GCCTGCTGGAGATCCGGCCGGTGGATCCAGGCTGTGTTGTCATTCGCGGCGCAGCCACGGCACGCTTTCTCTGCATGGGAGGGGACGGCAGCCTCTACTCTTCG CACACCTACAGCAGAGACGACTGCACCTTCAGAGAGCAGATCTTGCCTGATGGGTACAACATCTACGTCTCTAACAGATATGGAGCCCTGCTCAGCCTGGGAAACCATCGGCAGAGGCTGCAGGGTCGAGACCGAGGGGTCCCGGCTCTGGCCCAGTTCCTTCCGAGGATGAGCGAACCAGATCTGTCCTCATTCAGTGGGCCGGACACCAGTGACCAACCAGAGCAGACCACAGCTCAGACAGAGGACACCATGGAGTCCTTTGGAAGGCTGTCTCAGATCATCCACAGCCCCAGCTTCAATAAGAGATGA
- the fgf19 gene encoding fibroblast growth factor 19 isoform X2, protein MPLSDPSPHVAHGWGQVVRLRHLYAARTGLHLLIRGDGQIHGSADQTLYSLLEIRPVDPGCVVIRGAATARFLCMGGDGSLYSSHTYSRDDCTFREQILPDGYNIYVSNRYGALLSLGNHRQRLQGRDRGVPALAQFLPRMSEPDLSSFSGPDTSDQPEQTTAQTEDTMESFGRLSQIIHSPSFNKR, encoded by the exons ATGCCCCTATCGGACCCGAGCCCCCACGTCGCACATGGCTGGGGGCAGGTGGTCCGGCTCAGGCACCTGTATGCTGCCAGGACAGGACTGCACCTGCTCATTAGGGGGGATGGACAGATCCATGGCTCTGCAGACCAGACTCTGTACA GCCTGCTGGAGATCCGGCCGGTGGATCCAGGCTGTGTTGTCATTCGCGGCGCAGCCACGGCACGCTTTCTCTGCATGGGAGGGGACGGCAGCCTCTACTCTTCG CACACCTACAGCAGAGACGACTGCACCTTCAGAGAGCAGATCTTGCCTGATGGGTACAACATCTACGTCTCTAACAGATATGGAGCCCTGCTCAGCCTGGGAAACCATCGGCAGAGGCTGCAGGGTCGAGACCGAGGGGTCCCGGCTCTGGCCCAGTTCCTTCCGAGGATGAGCGAACCAGATCTGTCCTCATTCAGTGGGCCGGACACCAGTGACCAACCAGAGCAGACCACAGCTCAGACAGAGGACACCATGGAGTCCTTTGGAAGGCTGTCTCAGATCATCCACAGCCCCAGCTTCAATAAGAGATGA
- the zgc:153993 gene encoding apoptosis regulator BAX has translation MADNPRDEPEPEPEPEPQGAAGGEADVIDDPILEQGVVILRGYVIERINAEEPSRHVSSEDLGGTPSEQQDPQIREVVSHLLKIADDLNRNAELQRLISQVQANCAQDIFMKVVKNIFADGINWGRVVALFHLAYRLIYKALTTNHLENIRTVISWVLQVIREMLYPWLVQQGGWGGAIRGFSRWRTVTIAASVLLVATFVYYRRTR, from the exons ATGGCGGACAACCCGAGAGacgagccggagccggagccggagccggagccgcaGGGCGCCGCGGGCGGGGAAG CAGACGTTATCGATGACCCCATCCTGGAGCAGGGAGTGGTGATCCTCCGGGG gTATGTTATTGAACGCATTAATGCAGAGGAGCCCAGTCGACATGTCTCCTCCGAGGACCTGGGAGGGACACCGAGTGAACAGCAGGATCCACAAATCCGCGAGGTGGTCTCACATCTCCTGAAGATCGCAGACGATCTGAACAGGAATGCTGAGCTCCAACG GCTAATCAGCCAGGTTCAGGCTAACTGTGCTCAAGACATCTTCATGAAGGTGGTCAAGAACATCTTTGCTGATGGCATCAACTGGGGGCGGGTGGTGGCGCTCTTCCATCTGGCCTACAGACTCATCTACAAG GCTCTGACCACGAACCATCTGGAGAACATCAGGACAGTCATCAGCTGGGTCCTCCAGGTGATCAGAGAGATGCTCTACCCCTGGCTCGTACAGCAGGGGGGCTGG GGCGGGGCGATCAGAGGCTTCTCACGGTGGAGGACAGTGACCATAGCAGCATCAGTGCTTTTGGTGGCTACGTTTGTTTACTACAGGAGGACACGCTGA